In the Theobroma cacao cultivar B97-61/B2 chromosome 1, Criollo_cocoa_genome_V2, whole genome shotgun sequence genome, one interval contains:
- the LOC18613409 gene encoding LOW QUALITY PROTEIN: uncharacterized protein LOC18613409 (The sequence of the model RefSeq protein was modified relative to this genomic sequence to represent the inferred CDS: deleted 1 base in 1 codon), with the protein MMKLCLMPSHGYPPGPGLAFRQEQGVGRMIKECPSYLSSQVVKQEIEQAVLFDLNCKRFEKPCKPVNALCEPKLIVNVDPAAQRPMVIGKPDAYPETAHFSFRIAEKCMRHEKILKFLMSGSNEVEKGELDLSMLSELMGLQPLMFGVHQQPYASSLIYPSSKINAEKPLPDFVGEMVRDSKITVNPDGRVILTGSGTEMTDILSIVAKFYLSRNSTKWRKQLALVPNFNRTQSSEAHASTNLSSPQFEVASIAPAKSHEKIKLKPSPKKKASRKLARERDLYKKNYFHACESLLSLMVDKRRHGRTAILSLKKSGPELPELLTQFSAGIAGTGLAVLFSVICKVACGRVPFSSSKLFSTGIGFGLVWLSWAVNRLRKTVVQISKNASKLGLKDEEMIKRVEESVKEIYFRAATVMAVAVLRFA; encoded by the exons ATGATGAAGCTTTGCTTGATGCCTTCTCATGGGTACCCTCCGGGCCCGGGGCTTGCTTTTCGGCAAGAGCAAGGCGTTGGCAGGATGATCAAG GAGTGTCCATCCTACTTGTCAAGTCAGGTGGTAAAACAAGAGATAGAACAAGCAGTTCTCTTTGATCTGAACTGCAAACGATTTGAGAAGCCATGTAAACCAGTTAATGCACTATGTGAGCCTAAACTGATCGTTAATGTTGATCCAGCAGCACAAAGGCCTATGGTCATTGGTAAACCAG ATGCTTATCCAGAGACAGCACACTTTAGCTTTCGGATAGCTGAAAAGTGCATGAGGCATGAAAAA ATCTTGAAGTTTCTGATGTCCGGATCAAATGAAGTGGAGAAAGGGGAACTTGATTTATCTATGCTATCTGAGTTGATGGGTCTTCAACCATTGATGTTTGGTGTGCATCAGCAACCTTATGCTTCTTCTCTAATTTATCCAAGTAGCAAAATCAATGCCGAGAAGCCTCTCCCAGACTTTGTAGGAGAGATGGTGCGTGATTCGAAAATTACAGTTAATCCAGATGGTAGAGTTATACTTACAGGTAGTGGGACTGAGATGACAGATATCCTATCAATCGTTGCTAAATTTTACTTATCCCGCAACTCAACTAAGTGGAGAAAGCAGTTGGCACTGGTTCCAAACTTCAACAG GACTCAGAGCAGTGAAGCACATGCTAGTACTAACTTGTCTTCTCCACAGTTTGAAGTTGCAAGTATTGCACCTGCAAAGAG TCATGAGAAAATCAAACTCAAGCCATCACCAAAGAAGAAGGCCTCCAGGAAGTTAGCCAGGGAGAGAGATCTCTACAAAAAGAATTATTTCCATGCATGTGAGAGCCTTCTTTCCTTGATGGTTGATAAGAGACGGCATGGCAGAACAGCAATTCTTTCCCTGAAGAAATCTGGCCCCGAACTTCCTGAGCTATTGACCCAATTCTCTGCTGGCATTGCTGGGACTGGTCTTGCTGTTCTTTTCTCTGTTATTTGTAAGGTAGCTTGTGGGAGAGTTCCATTTAGTTCTTCTAAACTCTTTAGCACTGGCATTGGCTTTGGGCTAGTTTGGCTTTCTTGGGCAGTTAACAGGCTGAGGAAGACAGTCGTGCAAATCAGCAAGAATGCTAGCAAGTTGGGTCTGAAGGATGAGGAGATGATTAAGAGGGTGGAGGAAAGTGTCAAAGAGATCTACTTCAGAGCTGCAACGGTGATGGCTGTAGCAGTGCTAAGGTTTGCATGA
- the LOC18613410 gene encoding elongation factor Tu, mitochondrial encodes MAAVVLRNPNSRRLLSFSSPIYWSSRVSVSSSHFSVSDFLSGNEAAISANANPCWRSMATFTRTKPHVNVGTIGHVDHGKTTLTAAITKVLAEEGKAKAIAFDEIDKAPEEKKRGITIATAHVEYETVKRHYAHVDCPGHADYVKNMITGAAQMDGGILVVSAPDGPMPQTKEHILLARQVGVPSLVCFLNKVDAVDDPELLELVEMELRELLSFYKFPGDEIPIIRGSALSALQGTNEEIGKNAILKLMEAVDQYIPDPVRQLDKPFLMPIEDVFSIQGRGTVATGRVEQGTIKVGEEVEILGLTQGVPSKTTVTGVEMFKKILDQGQAGDNVGLLLRGLKREDVQRGMVIAKPGSLKTYRRFEAEIYVLTKDEGGRHTAFESNYRPQFYMRTADVTGKVELPENVKMVMPGDNVTATFELISPVPLEAGQRFALREGGRTVGAGVVSKVLS; translated from the exons atggctGCAGTCGTCCTCCGAAACCCTAATTCGAGGCGCCTTTTGTCATTCTCTTCCCCAATTTACTGGTCCTCTCGTGTCTCCGTCTCTTCTTCCCATTTCTCAGTCTCCGATTTTCTCTCCGGAAATGAGGCGGCGATTTCTGCTAACGCTAACCCTTGCTGGAGATCCATGGCTACTTTCACTCGCAC AAAACCTCATGTGAATGTAGGAACAATTGGGCATGTTGATCATGGAAAGACCACATTGACTGCGGCAATCACAAAG GTACTGGCAGAAGAAGGGAAAGCTAAGGCTATTGCCTTTGATGAAATTGACAAGGCTCCTgaggagaaaaagagaggaattACAATCGCAACG GCTCATGTGGAGTACGAGACAGTTAAACGTCACTATGCACATGTAGACTGCCCAGGACATGCTGATTATGTTAAA AATATGATCACTGGTGCTGCCCAAATGGATGGTGGTATTCTGGTTGTATCAGCTCCTGATGGGCCCATGCCACAGACTAAGGAACATATTCTGCTTGCCCGCCAG GTTGGTGTGCCCTCACTTGTGTGTTTCCTGAACAAAGTTGATGCTGTTGATGATCCAGAGCTGTTGGAACTTGTGGAAATGGAGCTCCGTG AACTACTTAGCTTCTACAAGTTTCCTGGCGATGAAATACCTATCATTAGGGGATCAGCATTGTCAGCTTTACAGGGTACAAATGAGGAAATAGGCAAAAATGCAATTTTGAAACTAATGGAGGCTGTAGATCAATACATTCCTGACCCCGTGCGCCAACTTGACAAGCCTTTCCTAATGCCAATTGAAGATGTTTTCTCAATTCAG GGACGTGGAACCGTTGCAACTGGCCGTGTTGAACAAGGGACCATTAAAGTTGGTGAAGAAGTTGAAATTTTGGGTTTAACGCAG GGTGTGCCTTCAAAAACTACAGTCACTGGGGTTGAGatgtttaagaaaattttggatCAAGGGCAG GCTGGTGACAATGTGGGACTTCTTCTACGTGGCCTAAAGAGAGAGGATGTGCAACGGGGAATG GTAATTGCCAAACCTGGAAGTTTGAAGACATACAGGAGGTTTGAGGCAGAGATATATGTCCTCACAAAAGATGAAGGTGGACGTCATACAGCCTTTGAATCAAATTACAGGCCCCAGTTTTATATGAGGACTGCAGATGTAACTGGAAAAGTGGAATTACCTGAAAATGTTAAGATGGTTATGCCAGGGGACAATGTTACTGCAACTTTCGAGCTGATCTCACCTGTGCCTCTTGAAGCAG GACAAAGATTTGCCTTGAGGGAAGGAGGTAGAACAGTTGGTGCTGGTGTAGTATCAAAAGTATTGAGCTGA
- the LOC18613411 gene encoding GDSL esterase/lipase At1g54790 isoform X2 gives MFAVQPLLRESNYCFVLPKICPLSLNYPAVFNFGDSNSDTGGLVAGKAFPLIPPNGETYFLKPSGRFCDGRLIIDFLMEAMELPYLNPYLDSVGSPSFETGCNFATGGSTILPANAASINPFSFNLQLYQFFRFKKRALALLSKDKELQKFLPAEGYFKQGLYMIDIGQNDLDTAFYSLKSEENVLALIPQLVSGLEYGMKILYDSGARNFWIHSTGPLGCLPRIIATFGKNDNLDELGCVNSHNRAANVFNMKLHDVCVNFLAQLPEANCTYVDIYSMKLSLISTHSLYGFQQPLAACCGYGGPPLNFDSRIACGLTKDLNGSIVTANPCNNTAEYINWDGNHYTEAANRFVADLILTGNYSDSPHLANAPSLT, from the exons ATGTTCGCGGTCCAGCCACTTTTAAGGGAATCGAactattgttttgttttgccaAAGATTTG CCCCTTGAGTTTGAATTACCCTGCGGTATTCAACTTCGGAGACTCAAATTCAGACACTGGTGGATTAGTCGCCGGAAAAGCTTTTCCACTGATACCACCTAATGGAGAAACCTACTTCCTTAAACCCTCTGGGAGATTCTGCGATGGGCGCTTAATTATTGACTTTCTAA TGGAAGCAATGGAGCTTCCTTACCTGAACCCATATTTGGATTCTGTTGGCTCTCCCAGTTTCGAGACAGGGTGCAACTTTGCGACCGGAGGGTCTACTATACTTCCGGCCAATGCAGCTTCAATAAACCCCTTTTCCTTTAACCTTCAGCTATATCAATTCTTCAGATTCAAGAAACGAGCTCTTGCATTACTCTCAAAAG ATAAGGAACTTCAGAAATTCCTCCCTGCAGAAGGTTATTTCAAGCAGGGCCTTTATATGATTGACATAGGCCAAAATGATCTTGACACTGCATTCTACTCATTAAAATCGGAGGAAAATGTACTTGCTTTGATTCCACAACTTGTGTCAGGACTCGAGTATGGAATGAAG atattatatgATTCAGGAGCAAGGAATTTCTGGATTCATAGCACAGGTCCCCTTGGGTGCTTGCCAAGAATTATTGCTACATTTGGAAAAAATGACAACCTAGATGAGCTTGGTTGTGTAAATTCACACAACCGAGCAGCTAATGTTTTCAACATGAAACTCCATGATGTTTGTGTAAACTTCTTGGCACAATTGCCTGAAGCTAATTGCACTTACGTCGACATTTACTCAATGAAGCTAAGCCTTATTTCAACTCATTCTCTATATG GATTCCAACAACCTCTAGCAGCATGCTGTGGTTATGGTGGGCCTCCACTGAATTTTGACTCTAGGATTGCTTGTGGTCTAACTAAGGATCTGAATGGGAGCATAGTGACAGCAAATCCATGCAACAACACTGCTGAGTATATAAATTGGGATGGAAATCATTATACAGAAGCTGCGAATAGATTTGTCGCAGACCTAATACTAACAGGAAATTATTCTGATTCGCCTCACTTGGCGAATGCACCATCTCTTACCTGA
- the LOC18613411 gene encoding GDSL esterase/lipase At3g05180 isoform X1: protein MFAVQPLLRESNYCFVLPKIWSVVFSFQFFMALNMHSILKLALICSFLPTISPLSLNYPAVFNFGDSNSDTGGLVAGKAFPLIPPNGETYFLKPSGRFCDGRLIIDFLMEAMELPYLNPYLDSVGSPSFETGCNFATGGSTILPANAASINPFSFNLQLYQFFRFKKRALALLSKDKELQKFLPAEGYFKQGLYMIDIGQNDLDTAFYSLKSEENVLALIPQLVSGLEYGMKILYDSGARNFWIHSTGPLGCLPRIIATFGKNDNLDELGCVNSHNRAANVFNMKLHDVCVNFLAQLPEANCTYVDIYSMKLSLISTHSLYGFQQPLAACCGYGGPPLNFDSRIACGLTKDLNGSIVTANPCNNTAEYINWDGNHYTEAANRFVADLILTGNYSDSPHLANAPSLT from the exons ATGTTCGCGGTCCAGCCACTTTTAAGGGAATCGAactattgttttgttttgccaAAGATTTGGTCAGTTGTCTTCAGCTTCCAGTTCTTTATGGCTCTGAATATGCATTCTATTCTAAAACTAGCTTTGATTTGTTCCTTCTTGCCTACTATTAGCCCCTTGAGTTTGAATTACCCTGCGGTATTCAACTTCGGAGACTCAAATTCAGACACTGGTGGATTAGTCGCCGGAAAAGCTTTTCCACTGATACCACCTAATGGAGAAACCTACTTCCTTAAACCCTCTGGGAGATTCTGCGATGGGCGCTTAATTATTGACTTTCTAA TGGAAGCAATGGAGCTTCCTTACCTGAACCCATATTTGGATTCTGTTGGCTCTCCCAGTTTCGAGACAGGGTGCAACTTTGCGACCGGAGGGTCTACTATACTTCCGGCCAATGCAGCTTCAATAAACCCCTTTTCCTTTAACCTTCAGCTATATCAATTCTTCAGATTCAAGAAACGAGCTCTTGCATTACTCTCAAAAG ATAAGGAACTTCAGAAATTCCTCCCTGCAGAAGGTTATTTCAAGCAGGGCCTTTATATGATTGACATAGGCCAAAATGATCTTGACACTGCATTCTACTCATTAAAATCGGAGGAAAATGTACTTGCTTTGATTCCACAACTTGTGTCAGGACTCGAGTATGGAATGAAG atattatatgATTCAGGAGCAAGGAATTTCTGGATTCATAGCACAGGTCCCCTTGGGTGCTTGCCAAGAATTATTGCTACATTTGGAAAAAATGACAACCTAGATGAGCTTGGTTGTGTAAATTCACACAACCGAGCAGCTAATGTTTTCAACATGAAACTCCATGATGTTTGTGTAAACTTCTTGGCACAATTGCCTGAAGCTAATTGCACTTACGTCGACATTTACTCAATGAAGCTAAGCCTTATTTCAACTCATTCTCTATATG GATTCCAACAACCTCTAGCAGCATGCTGTGGTTATGGTGGGCCTCCACTGAATTTTGACTCTAGGATTGCTTGTGGTCTAACTAAGGATCTGAATGGGAGCATAGTGACAGCAAATCCATGCAACAACACTGCTGAGTATATAAATTGGGATGGAAATCATTATACAGAAGCTGCGAATAGATTTGTCGCAGACCTAATACTAACAGGAAATTATTCTGATTCGCCTCACTTGGCGAATGCACCATCTCTTACCTGA
- the LOC18613412 gene encoding E3 ubiquitin-protein ligase SP1, which yields MIPWGGLSCCLSGAALYLLGRSSGRDAELLKTVTRVNQLKELAQLLDLESKVLPLIVTISGRVGSETPISCEHSGLRGVIVEETAEQHFLKHNDAGSWIQDSALMLSMSKEVPWYLDDGTGRVYVVGARSAAGFALTVGSEVFEESGRSLVRGTLDYLQGLKMLGVKRIERVLPTGSSLTVVGEAVKDDIGTIRIQKPHKGPFYVSPKTIEQLISNLGKWARLYKYASFGLTIFGVFLITKHAIRYVLERRRRWELQRRVLAAAAKRSGPDNEDSIEKAENGSEAKRDRIMPDLCVICLEQEYNAVFIQCGHMCCCTTCSSHLTNCPLCRRRIDQVVKVFRH from the exons ATGATTCCATGGGGCGGCCTCTCGTGCTGCTTGAGTGGAGCCGCTCTCTATCTTCTTGGAAGGAGCAGTGGCAG GGATGCAGAGCTTCTCAAGACGGTCACTCGAGTCAATCAGCTTAAGGAATTGG CTCAATTGCTTGACCTAGAAAGTAAAGTGCTTCCATTAATTGTTACAATCTCTGGAAGAGTAGGTTCTGAGACACCAATCAGTTGTGAGCACAGTGGATTAAGAGGTGTTATAGTAGAGGAAACG GCTGAACAGCATTTTCTAAAGCACAATGATGCTGGTTCTTGGATACAAGATTCTGCATTGATGCTTTCTATGAGTAAAGAAGTTCCTTGGTATCTG GATGATGGAACTGGTCGAGTATATGTAGTTGGTGCTCGCAGTGCAGCAGGTTTTGCTCTAACTGTTGGAAGTGAAGTGTTTGAAGAGTCAGGTCGATCACTTGTACGTGGAACATTAGACTATCTCCAAGGTCTCAAG ATGCTTGGAGTCAAGCGAATTGAGCGAGTGCTTCCCACTGGTTCTTCCTTGACTGTTGTGGGTGAG GCTGTCAAGGATGACATTGGAACAATTCGGATTCAGAAGCCCCATAAAGGGCCTTTTTATGTGTCCCCCAAAACTATTGAGCAACTCATTTCCAACCTTGGGAAATGGGCAAG gTTGTACAAGTATGCATCTTTTGGACTGACCATCTTTGGTGTCTTTCTAATCACCAAGCATGCAATCCGTTACGTATTGGAGAGAAGGCGCCGTTGGGAATTGCAGCGAAG GGTTCTTGCTGCTGCAGCTAAGAGATCAGGGCCAGATAATGAAG ATTCAATTGAGAAAGCTGAAAATGGATCAGAAGCCAAGAGAGACCGCATAATGCCAGATCTATGTGTAATATGCCTTGAGCAAGAGTACAATGCTGTTTTCATTCA ATGTGGTCATATGTGCTGTTGTACGACATGCTCTTCGCACTTAACTAACTGCCCTCTTTGCCGGAGACGTATTGATCAAGTTGTAAAAGTCTTTCGCCATTGA